A window of Paremcibacter congregatus contains these coding sequences:
- the dnaQ gene encoding DNA polymerase III subunit epsilon, giving the protein MREIVFDTETTGFDPFNGDRLVEIGCVEVENFLPTGNVYHQYVNPERDMPEGAFKIHGLSEEFLKGYPTFAEIYAEFVDFVGDANLVAHNADFDMKFINYELSQVGHSEYPKTRAIDTLNMARRKFPGSPNTLDALCKRFSVDNSNRIKHGALLDAELLAEVYLELRGGRQRGLELDTAKKSAADTETVATKPRILREARPHAPSAEELLRHAEFVAKIGEEALWHKVKA; this is encoded by the coding sequence ATGCGGGAAATTGTTTTTGATACGGAAACAACAGGGTTTGATCCATTTAATGGTGACCGGTTGGTTGAAATTGGTTGTGTTGAGGTGGAAAACTTTCTTCCCACAGGTAACGTCTATCATCAATATGTGAACCCGGAACGGGATATGCCGGAAGGCGCTTTCAAAATTCATGGATTAAGCGAGGAATTTCTCAAAGGCTACCCCACCTTCGCGGAAATCTATGCAGAATTTGTTGATTTTGTTGGGGACGCCAACCTGGTGGCCCATAATGCCGATTTCGATATGAAGTTCATAAATTATGAACTCTCGCAGGTCGGGCATAGCGAGTATCCCAAAACAAGAGCGATTGATACGCTCAATATGGCCCGCCGCAAGTTTCCTGGTTCACCCAATACACTTGATGCATTGTGTAAACGGTTTTCCGTTGATAATTCCAATCGCATCAAGCATGGCGCCTTACTCGATGCGGAACTTCTGGCAGAAGTTTATTTGGAATTGCGCGGTGGCCGTCAACGGGGTCTGGAACTGGATACGGCAAAAAAGTCAGCCGCAGATACAGAAACAGTCGCGACGAAACCCCGCATTCTTCGTGAAGCAAGGCCCCATGCGCCGAGTGCTGAAGAGCTGCTGCGTCACGCAGAGTTTGTTGCTAAAATTGGTGAAGAAGCCCTGTGGCATAAAGTAAAAGCATAA
- the coaE gene encoding dephospho-CoA kinase (Dephospho-CoA kinase (CoaE) performs the final step in coenzyme A biosynthesis.) has product MTDIILLGLTGSIGMGKSETAKMFRRMDIPVFDSDQAVHELLGPGGAAVSAVARAFPGVETGQGIDRKKLGAQVFGDGAALKNLEAILHPLVSAKRQQFLRQAAMTGHDMAVADVPLLFETNGDQVCDYTVVVSAAPEVQRQRVLARPGMSLEKFEQILSKQMPDEEKRHRADFIVQTDRGIEYAETQVRELIAAIREKNPVKDNK; this is encoded by the coding sequence ATGACGGACATTATTTTGTTGGGTCTTACCGGTTCGATTGGGATGGGGAAATCGGAAACCGCAAAAATGTTCAGGCGGATGGATATCCCGGTATTTGATTCCGATCAGGCGGTGCATGAGCTTTTGGGTCCTGGTGGAGCAGCGGTATCTGCCGTGGCAAGGGCGTTTCCCGGCGTAGAAACGGGGCAAGGGATTGATCGAAAGAAACTCGGGGCGCAGGTTTTCGGTGATGGAGCGGCCTTGAAAAACCTTGAAGCGATTTTGCATCCCCTTGTGTCAGCAAAACGGCAGCAATTTCTCAGGCAGGCGGCGATGACGGGTCATGATATGGCGGTTGCGGATGTCCCGTTACTTTTTGAAACGAACGGGGATCAGGTGTGCGATTATACCGTGGTGGTGTCAGCCGCCCCCGAGGTGCAGCGGCAGAGGGTTTTGGCACGCCCAGGAATGAGTCTGGAAAAATTCGAACAAATTTTGTCAAAGCAGATGCCGGATGAGGAGAAACGACACCGGGCGGACTTTATCGTTCAAACCGACCGGGGGATAGAGTATGCTGAAACTCAGGTGCGGGAACTCATTGCGGCGATCAGAGAAAAAAATCCCGTGAAAGATAACAAATAG
- the secB gene encoding protein-export chaperone SecB — translation MSDETENTNVDAAAGTENTEVQIAILGQYIKDLSFENPTPAQTLQKLSQEKPSMDINVNLNARGVGEDVYEVDLKITATAKAGEDTAFVSELVYSGLFAAKNLPENTLQPFLMIEAPRQLFPFARRIISDVTRDGGFPPLMLEPIDFAALYQQQIQQAQAQQAAENDVIVN, via the coding sequence ATGTCAGATGAAACTGAAAACACAAATGTAGATGCCGCAGCAGGTACTGAAAATACCGAAGTGCAGATCGCCATTCTGGGTCAATATATCAAGGACCTGTCCTTTGAAAACCCGACTCCGGCACAGACATTACAAAAACTGTCGCAGGAAAAACCTTCCATGGACATCAATGTGAACCTAAACGCCCGCGGCGTCGGCGAAGATGTGTATGAAGTTGATCTGAAAATTACAGCAACTGCAAAAGCCGGTGAAGACACCGCTTTTGTATCCGAGTTGGTTTATTCCGGCCTGTTCGCTGCCAAAAATCTGCCAGAAAATACACTGCAGCCGTTCTTGATGATCGAAGCACCACGTCAATTGTTCCCCTTCGCCCGTCGGATAATTTCAGACGTAACCCGCGATGGCGGCTTCCCGCCTCTGATGCTGGAGCCTATTGATTTCGCCGCCCTTTATCAGCAGCAGATTCAACAAGCCCAGGCCCAGCAAGCCGCTGAGAACGACGTTATTGTAAACTAG
- a CDS encoding helix-turn-helix domain-containing protein, producing MTPFGEKIRSLRKARGINQKKMAADLGVSPAYLSALEHGHRGQPSWAMVQKVIHYFYLIWDDAEEIETLARLSDTRTTINTAGLPPETVAFVNTLAAKVDQLSPQRVAELMDLLDRGKD from the coding sequence ATGACCCCGTTTGGTGAGAAGATCCGTTCATTACGTAAGGCCCGCGGCATCAATCAGAAAAAGATGGCGGCGGACCTCGGGGTCAGTCCGGCGTATCTTTCGGCATTGGAGCATGGCCATCGGGGGCAGCCAAGCTGGGCCATGGTTCAGAAAGTAATTCATTATTTTTATCTGATTTGGGATGATGCGGAGGAAATTGAAACTTTGGCGCGGCTGTCGGATACGCGTACGACAATAAATACGGCAGGTCTTCCACCCGAAACAGTAGCCTTTGTCAATACCCTGGCGGCAAAGGTCGATCAGCTTTCGCCGCAGCGGGTCGCTGAACTTATGGACCTGCTTGACAGGGGTAAGGATTAA
- a CDS encoding shikimate kinase — MRRYKKNKVKSPSVRLRYPLTKSISLVGLMGSGKTTVGVRLARKLGVAFVDSDAEIEVAAGHTVSEIFEKFGEDDFRNGERKVIDRLISDKPMVLGTGGGAFMDRDTRKNLKDRTITVWLKANIDLLVERTSRRDTRPLLRAGNPEKILRDLAKKRYPIYGQADITVETGVGPHEKVVNDIIAKLNDYLAAEKHQQDPNGPRNTPQKVRQKHTRRYPPKKVRPQRSPVEKSPGKEA, encoded by the coding sequence ATGAGACGATATAAAAAAAACAAAGTAAAATCCCCTTCGGTTCGTTTGAGATACCCTTTGACAAAGAGCATCTCTCTCGTCGGCCTTATGGGATCTGGCAAGACCACCGTTGGCGTACGCCTGGCCCGCAAGCTGGGAGTAGCCTTTGTTGATTCCGACGCAGAAATTGAGGTTGCCGCCGGACATACAGTCAGCGAGATTTTTGAAAAATTCGGTGAAGATGATTTCCGCAACGGCGAACGCAAGGTCATTGATCGGCTGATTTCAGATAAACCGATGGTTCTGGGCACAGGGGGCGGCGCCTTTATGGACCGCGATACCCGCAAGAACCTGAAAGACCGCACCATTACGGTGTGGCTTAAAGCCAATATTGATCTGCTGGTTGAACGGACATCCCGTCGGGATACCAGGCCTTTACTGCGCGCCGGAAACCCGGAAAAAATACTCCGCGATCTGGCCAAAAAAAGATACCCTATATATGGACAGGCTGATATCACGGTTGAAACAGGGGTCGGCCCCCATGAAAAAGTAGTCAATGATATTATTGCAAAACTAAATGACTACCTTGCTGCAGAAAAACACCAGCAGGACCCAAATGGACCTAGAAATACGCCCCAAAAAGTCCGCCAAAAACATACCCGGCGGTATCCGCCTAAAAAGGTACGCCCCCAACGGTCACCTGTTGAAAAGTCGCCTGGAAAAGAAGCATGA
- the aroB gene encoding 3-dehydroquinate synthase codes for MSQKITVTVKDHSYPIYVGAGLLEQAGEIIAPILSRPQSVIITDENVARHQLSRLEKSLTNAGIAFSTLILPAGEATKSFDQLQNVLDQLLELKLERSDKIIAFGGGVIGDLVGFAASIYQRGIGFIQIPTTLLSQVDSSVGGKCGINTPRGKNLVGSFHQPDLVLTDVTTLDSLPERQVRAGYAEVVKYGLINDVDFFTWLESNGEKIIAGDRLAQTHAILTSCRAKAHVVAEDEKEKGNRALLNLGHTFGHALEAECGYADTLIHGEAVAIGMVMAFDLSVRMGLCPQADAETVRQHLERLALPTRISDPKHALSNIPMTAQRLFDHTLHDKKASGGKVTFVLTRGLGQAFLCKDVAPDNIKAIFQQSLDAAD; via the coding sequence ATGAGCCAAAAAATCACGGTTACAGTTAAGGATCACAGCTATCCCATTTATGTCGGTGCCGGCCTTCTCGAACAGGCCGGAGAAATTATTGCGCCGATACTGTCCCGACCTCAAAGCGTGATTATCACCGATGAAAATGTTGCCCGACATCAGCTGTCACGGCTGGAAAAATCCCTGACCAATGCCGGAATTGCTTTCTCCACTCTGATTTTACCGGCTGGTGAAGCCACAAAATCCTTTGACCAACTACAGAACGTCCTTGATCAGTTGTTGGAACTGAAACTGGAACGGTCCGATAAAATTATTGCATTCGGTGGCGGGGTAATCGGCGATCTCGTCGGGTTTGCTGCCAGCATTTATCAGCGCGGAATTGGCTTTATCCAGATCCCCACAACGCTGCTGTCCCAGGTCGACAGTTCCGTCGGTGGCAAATGCGGCATCAATACCCCGCGTGGAAAAAACCTGGTCGGCAGCTTTCATCAGCCGGATCTGGTCCTGACCGATGTCACCACTCTCGACAGCCTGCCCGAGCGCCAGGTCCGCGCTGGTTATGCTGAGGTGGTTAAATACGGCCTGATTAATGATGTGGATTTTTTCACCTGGCTGGAAAGCAACGGAGAAAAAATAATTGCCGGTGACCGGCTGGCCCAAACCCATGCAATCCTGACCAGTTGTCGCGCCAAAGCCCACGTCGTTGCCGAGGACGAGAAAGAAAAAGGAAATCGCGCCCTGCTTAATCTCGGCCATACTTTTGGCCATGCGCTGGAAGCCGAATGCGGCTATGCCGACACCCTGATTCACGGTGAAGCCGTTGCCATTGGTATGGTCATGGCGTTCGATCTATCTGTAAGAATGGGCCTCTGCCCTCAGGCGGACGCCGAAACAGTGCGCCAACATTTGGAACGACTGGCTCTACCGACCCGTATTTCAGACCCTAAGCATGCTCTCTCAAATATACCGATGACAGCCCAAAGGTTATTTGATCATACCCTTCATGACAAAAAGGCTTCCGGCGGCAAAGTCACCTTTGTCCTGACCCGGGGGCTGGGGCAGGCCTTCCTGTGCAAGGACGTCGCCCCAGATAATATTAAAGCAATTTTTCAACAATCCCTTGACGCAGCAGACTGA
- a CDS encoding Tim44/TimA family putative adaptor protein, with translation MQTESESFELIIILALVAVFILFQLRRTLGKKTGYDPTEDQGEDRGKRPYHKEQSEADDNVISLRPEADKPAKAVNLGLSKSSPFYDVIEKVNQFDSTFNLRSFFDGAEYAYDMILNAFWDKDRKSLRSMLSREVFDLFDGAITALEKQNRHQKNRLMDIEKIDLVDATLSGSMAEITVEFTSHMIMSTVDENDRVVEGDPDRAIKIIDIWTFCRDVKSADPNWTLVATRTG, from the coding sequence ATGCAGACTGAATCTGAAAGCTTTGAACTTATTATCATATTGGCGCTGGTCGCGGTATTTATTCTCTTTCAGTTGCGGCGGACTTTAGGCAAAAAAACGGGGTATGATCCGACAGAAGATCAAGGTGAAGACCGGGGAAAGAGGCCTTACCATAAAGAACAGAGCGAAGCGGATGATAATGTCATCTCGTTGCGCCCGGAAGCGGACAAGCCTGCCAAGGCGGTTAATCTTGGGCTGAGTAAGTCATCGCCTTTTTATGATGTTATTGAAAAAGTAAATCAGTTTGATTCTACTTTTAATTTACGCAGTTTCTTTGACGGGGCAGAATATGCTTACGACATGATCCTCAATGCTTTTTGGGACAAAGACCGTAAAAGTCTGCGCAGCATGCTTAGCCGGGAGGTTTTTGATCTGTTTGACGGTGCGATTACAGCCCTCGAAAAACAAAACCGGCATCAGAAAAACCGGTTGATGGATATTGAGAAAATTGACCTGGTGGATGCGACATTGAGCGGATCCATGGCTGAAATTACGGTCGAGTTCACAAGTCATATGATTATGTCGACGGTGGATGAGAATGATAGGGTTGTTGAAGGTGATCCGGACCGGGCGATTAAAATCATAGACATCTGGACATTTTGTCGCGATGTCAAAAGCGCCGATCCTAACTGGACGCTGGTGGCGACACGTACGGGGTAA
- a CDS encoding murein transglycosylase A yields MWKSLIITGAGALFLMSLSVLITIDRDAEDVPAFVKIPFETLAGWDKDVHGAALTSFQKSCAVLLSMPPDSKIKPEILGGLARDWHESCQAGMEVSSISNKVARRFFEEYFTVVSYRTDTEGLFTGYFAPEYSGSAMPSEEYNYPLYALPEDLQVLDLGDFSKALAGEKIIGEIKDGAFVPYKDRKLIDEGALEDQELELVWLKDPTDAFFLHIQGSGVIRYENGDRRLFGYAGKNGKAYHAIGKFLIESGEISREKMSMQAIRQWMRDNPMQAQALMWKNPSYVFFRPLSENAPVGAMNVPLTPGRSLAVDRNYVPLGMPVWLDLSPTTELADPIRRLVIAQDTGGAIKGRVRADVYWGVGADAGLMAGPMKDKGRYYFLVPKGREPHVLAIPDAAVKS; encoded by the coding sequence ATGTGGAAATCTCTCATTATTACTGGCGCCGGGGCGCTTTTCCTGATGTCTCTGTCTGTCCTGATAACGATAGACCGTGATGCGGAGGATGTTCCGGCTTTTGTAAAAATCCCTTTTGAGACCTTGGCGGGGTGGGATAAAGATGTACACGGGGCGGCCCTGACCTCGTTCCAGAAATCCTGCGCTGTTTTGTTATCCATGCCACCAGACAGCAAAATAAAACCGGAAATCCTGGGGGGACTGGCGAGGGACTGGCATGAAAGCTGTCAGGCCGGTATGGAAGTCTCTTCTATTTCAAATAAAGTAGCCAGGCGTTTTTTTGAAGAATATTTCACGGTTGTGTCTTACCGAACGGATACAGAAGGTCTGTTTACCGGTTATTTTGCACCAGAGTATTCCGGCAGTGCGATGCCATCGGAAGAATATAATTATCCCCTTTATGCCCTGCCGGAAGACTTGCAGGTTCTGGACCTTGGTGACTTCAGCAAGGCGCTTGCGGGCGAAAAAATTATCGGAGAAATTAAAGATGGGGCTTTCGTCCCCTATAAAGACCGCAAGTTGATCGATGAGGGAGCATTGGAAGATCAGGAACTGGAGCTTGTTTGGCTTAAGGATCCCACGGATGCCTTTTTTCTGCATATTCAGGGTTCCGGTGTTATTCGTTACGAGAATGGCGACCGACGATTGTTCGGCTATGCGGGAAAAAATGGCAAGGCTTATCATGCTATTGGCAAGTTCCTGATTGAAAGTGGCGAGATTTCCCGCGAAAAAATGTCGATGCAGGCCATTCGTCAATGGATGAGGGATAACCCTATGCAGGCTCAGGCCCTGATGTGGAAGAATCCGTCCTATGTGTTTTTCAGACCGCTGTCGGAAAATGCGCCGGTCGGGGCCATGAATGTGCCACTGACTCCGGGAAGATCCCTTGCGGTGGACCGGAACTATGTTCCCCTTGGTATGCCGGTATGGCTTGACCTTTCCCCTACCACAGAATTGGCAGACCCGATCCGGCGGTTGGTGATTGCTCAGGATACCGGGGGAGCGATAAAAGGTCGCGTACGGGCCGATGTCTATTGGGGCGTTGGGGCGGATGCCGGTCTTATGGCCGGACCAATGAAGGATAAAGGACGGTATTACTTTTTGGTGCCGAAGGGCCGGGAGCCTCATGTATTGGCCATACCGGATGCCGCGGTGAAATCATGA
- a CDS encoding Smr/MutS family protein produces MTGKKKKDGLSPEDAQLWQRVTENISRMESNRAARPQLRRTAYPLINTRETGFDYGNNHRFLTAPELDLTEMSFTVAPGSSFALKDADHNWRQRLRRGKVKPEGKIDLHGMTQDKAYAVLSRYILEAQQRGKRFILVITGKGGRGDQMNNSRADYDRERGVLKTNVPRWLSQGDLSRHVVSYYAANREHGGDGALYVVLKRQRG; encoded by the coding sequence ATGACCGGTAAGAAGAAAAAAGATGGGTTGAGCCCGGAAGACGCGCAATTATGGCAAAGGGTCACGGAAAATATCAGTCGAATGGAAAGCAACCGAGCTGCGCGTCCGCAATTGCGTCGGACGGCCTACCCCTTAATAAATACCCGTGAAACAGGCTTTGATTACGGTAACAATCACAGGTTTTTGACGGCGCCGGAACTGGATTTGACAGAAATGTCCTTCACCGTAGCCCCCGGCAGCAGTTTTGCACTCAAGGACGCCGATCATAACTGGCGGCAGAGGCTGCGCCGCGGTAAAGTGAAGCCAGAGGGAAAAATAGACTTGCATGGCATGACACAGGATAAGGCGTATGCTGTTTTAAGCCGCTATATTTTGGAAGCCCAGCAGCGAGGCAAAAGATTTATTCTGGTGATTACCGGCAAAGGGGGGCGTGGTGACCAGATGAACAATAGCAGAGCCGACTATGACCGGGAGCGCGGGGTACTGAAAACCAATGTGCCTCGTTGGCTGTCTCAGGGAGACCTCTCCCGTCATGTTGTTTCTTATTATGCGGCTAATCGTGAACATGGCGGGGATGGTGCCCTCTACGTCGTGCTCAAGCGGCAAAGAGGATAG
- a CDS encoding HlyC/CorC family transporter has translation MLTEILFFSGAIFLLIILSGLFSGSETALTATSPSRIHRMAKGGNRRAALVERLTGDAERLIGAILLGNNLVNILASALATAFFIRLFGQLGVLYATVAMTLLVLIFAEVLPKTYAISNPERMALRVAPFVRLVVFLFSPFVSMVQWVVRTTLRLFGVDISGEQILSAHDEIRGAISLQAHEGGLIKNSKDMLDSILDLQDVQLEDVMVHRKNVEMINAEDSTDEIFTQVVQSPFTRLPLWRDNPDNIIGIIHAKEVLRAVKDNNGSVEGLDFLQVAQEPWFVPETTSLQEQLSKFLSEKSHFALVVDEYGAFMGVTTLEDILEEIVGDIYDEHDTSSSDVQILQNGGIITSGDTPLRDLNRQFNWELDDEIVTTIAGYVIDIAETIPLPGQKFNHNGFGFEILKRRRNQVTSILITPPGRPKHSPKS, from the coding sequence ATGTTGACAGAAATTCTCTTTTTCTCCGGTGCGATCTTTCTTCTGATCATCCTTTCTGGTCTGTTCTCCGGATCGGAAACTGCACTGACCGCCACATCACCTTCACGCATTCACCGCATGGCCAAGGGCGGAAACCGTCGCGCCGCGCTGGTCGAACGCCTGACCGGAGATGCAGAGCGCCTAATTGGCGCTATCCTGTTGGGGAACAACCTGGTCAATATTCTTGCCTCTGCTCTTGCTACCGCCTTTTTCATTCGCCTGTTTGGCCAGCTGGGCGTATTGTATGCCACAGTTGCCATGACACTGCTGGTGTTAATTTTCGCCGAGGTTCTGCCAAAAACCTATGCCATTTCCAACCCAGAGCGCATGGCCTTACGGGTCGCGCCTTTCGTGCGACTCGTGGTCTTTCTCTTCTCGCCATTCGTCAGCATGGTGCAATGGGTCGTTCGCACTACCCTGCGTCTGTTCGGCGTCGATATCAGTGGCGAACAAATTCTCTCCGCCCACGATGAAATCCGCGGCGCCATAAGCCTACAAGCCCATGAAGGTGGCCTGATTAAAAACAGCAAGGACATGCTCGACAGCATTCTTGATTTACAGGATGTGCAGTTAGAAGATGTTATGGTGCACCGGAAAAATGTTGAAATGATCAACGCCGAAGACAGCACCGATGAAATTTTTACCCAGGTTGTGCAAAGCCCCTTTACCCGCCTGCCGCTCTGGCGTGATAATCCGGACAATATTATCGGCATCATTCACGCCAAGGAAGTCTTGCGGGCTGTGAAAGACAATAATGGGTCTGTAGAAGGTCTGGATTTTCTTCAAGTCGCCCAGGAACCATGGTTTGTGCCGGAAACCACAAGCCTGCAGGAGCAATTATCTAAGTTTCTTTCAGAAAAATCCCACTTTGCTCTGGTGGTTGATGAATATGGTGCTTTTATGGGGGTCACCACACTGGAAGATATTCTGGAAGAGATCGTTGGCGATATTTATGATGAACATGACACCAGCTCTTCAGATGTACAGATCTTGCAAAATGGTGGCATTATCACCAGCGGCGATACCCCCCTGCGTGACTTAAACCGGCAGTTTAATTGGGAACTTGATGACGAGATTGTCACCACCATCGCAGGTTACGTCATTGATATCGCAGAAACCATTCCCCTGCCCGGGCAAAAATTCAACCATAACGGTTTTGGTTTTGAAATACTGAAACGGCGCCGCAATCAGGTAACCTCCATCTTGATCACCCCACCGGGTCGCCCAAAACATTCACCAAAGTCTTAA
- a CDS encoding FxsA family protein codes for MRLLTLFILLAVPYLEFLVFMEVGDAIGGFPALLLTILTAVIGVYLIKQQGLVVMNRMHETLQRGESPVEEITHGFFLLIAGLFFLLPGFITDSIAVLLAIEPIRNFLGKSILRNVGTTFYRSNHPNQNEYYTGTIIEGEFEEEPKTADRPRNIDHDTDHECDKRPK; via the coding sequence ATGCGTTTATTGACCCTTTTTATCCTGCTTGCCGTGCCTTATCTGGAATTTCTTGTCTTTATGGAAGTCGGTGACGCCATCGGGGGATTTCCGGCCCTGTTGCTGACAATTCTTACTGCGGTGATCGGGGTTTATCTGATTAAACAACAGGGATTGGTCGTCATGAACCGTATGCATGAAACATTGCAGCGCGGTGAAAGCCCCGTCGAAGAAATTACTCACGGTTTTTTCCTGCTGATAGCCGGCCTCTTTTTCCTGCTGCCTGGCTTTATCACTGACAGCATTGCCGTATTGCTAGCCATTGAACCCATTAGGAATTTTTTGGGAAAAAGCATTCTGCGAAATGTCGGTACGACATTTTATCGCTCAAATCACCCGAACCAGAATGAATATTACACTGGTACCATTATCGAAGGGGAATTTGAAGAAGAACCGAAAACAGCAGACAGACCGCGAAATATTGACCATGATACCGACCATGAATGCGACAAAAGGCCGAAATAA
- a CDS encoding shikimate dehydrogenase, producing MTQHESKHMQAGVVGWPIGHSLSPRLHGYWLREHGIDGDYQAYAVKPENLKDFIRSLPAQGICGVNLTVPHKELVFPFLNYIDDLARKIGAVNFVRVEDDKLYGGNTDGYGFLTNLQENAPTWRPTAGPVAIIGAGGAARAAVVSLLESGVPEVRLYNRTKSRAEKLGQIYAEYYDPARLTVGDWVDLSSGLSDITLLVNTTTLGMKGQPPLEIDLSRLPNTAVVYDIVYNPLETDLLRAARERGNVIVDGLGMLLYQAAPAFEAWFGQKVKVDPAVRHYVLKGLEV from the coding sequence ATGACACAACATGAAAGCAAACATATGCAGGCAGGTGTGGTGGGCTGGCCGATCGGGCATTCCCTGTCGCCAAGGCTTCATGGTTATTGGCTGCGAGAACACGGAATAGATGGTGATTATCAGGCTTATGCCGTCAAACCGGAAAACCTGAAGGATTTTATCAGGTCACTGCCGGCGCAGGGAATTTGCGGTGTTAATCTGACCGTGCCGCACAAGGAACTGGTATTTCCTTTTCTTAATTATATCGATGACCTGGCGCGCAAGATCGGGGCGGTTAATTTTGTGCGGGTTGAAGATGACAAACTATATGGCGGCAATACGGATGGCTACGGTTTTCTAACAAATTTGCAGGAAAACGCCCCGACATGGCGGCCAACAGCAGGCCCGGTGGCTATTATTGGTGCGGGTGGCGCGGCGCGAGCGGCAGTAGTCAGTCTGTTGGAATCCGGGGTGCCCGAGGTTCGTTTGTATAACCGGACGAAGTCGCGGGCGGAGAAACTCGGGCAAATTTATGCAGAGTATTATGATCCTGCAAGACTGACGGTGGGTGACTGGGTGGATTTGTCGTCCGGTTTGTCTGATATTACCTTGCTTGTCAATACAACCACTCTCGGGATGAAAGGCCAACCACCATTGGAGATTGATTTATCGCGGTTGCCGAACACAGCTGTGGTTTATGACATTGTCTATAACCCGCTTGAAACGGATTTGTTGCGGGCCGCGCGAGAGCGGGGAAATGTTATCGTGGATGGGCTTGGCATGTTGCTTTATCAGGCGGCGCCAGCTTTTGAAGCCTGGTTTGGTCAAAAGGTAAAGGTTGATCCGGCTGTACGTCACTATGTTTTGAAAGGCCTTGAAGTATGA
- a CDS encoding Maf family protein, whose translation MLKNDLPSLVLASASRSRRQMLEKAGIECITQAADIDEGAVKIRLQASGAGPEEISEALAVEKARVVAQDHPGKVILGGDQILVCEGRLFDKPVNREEAATHLAFFRGKQHYLYTSYALLRGDQVLTCETVRPRLVMRDFSADFLEDYLDRSGDKILSSVGGYLLEDLGSQLFSEIEGDYYAILGLPLLQVMRDLRALKILKS comes from the coding sequence ATGTTGAAAAATGATCTCCCCTCTCTTGTTTTAGCTTCAGCCAGTCGGTCTCGGCGACAGATGCTGGAAAAGGCTGGCATTGAGTGTATCACCCAGGCCGCGGATATTGACGAAGGGGCTGTGAAAATCAGGCTTCAGGCTTCAGGCGCCGGCCCGGAAGAGATATCGGAAGCTTTGGCGGTGGAAAAAGCCAGAGTGGTGGCACAGGATCATCCGGGAAAGGTTATTCTGGGAGGAGATCAAATTCTGGTCTGTGAGGGCAGGCTCTTTGACAAGCCGGTTAATCGAGAGGAAGCGGCGACACATTTAGCCTTTTTCAGAGGGAAACAGCATTATCTTTACACCTCATATGCCTTGTTAAGGGGGGATCAGGTGTTAACGTGTGAGACAGTACGGCCCCGCCTGGTAATGCGGGATTTTTCAGCTGATTTTCTTGAGGATTATCTTGATCGGTCTGGGGACAAAATACTGTCGAGCGTTGGCGGCTATCTCCTGGAAGATTTGGGATCACAATTATTTTCCGAGATTGAAGGGGATTATTACGCCATATTGGGATTACCATTGTTACAGGTAATGCGGGATTTAAGAGCATTGAAGATTTTAAAATCATGA